One genomic region from Nostoc sphaeroides encodes:
- a CDS encoding PstS family phosphate ABC transporter substrate-binding protein, producing the protein MFSSKVQLVAPLVALAIGISSCGDNNQASNNSSPASDGGATPATNTAAGSNLSGKVQVDGSSTVYPISEAMAEEFQKANPGVRVTVASSGTGGGFKKFCAGETDISNASRPIKPEEVELCKKGNIEYIELPIAYDGLSVVVNPQNNFASCLKVDELKRMWEPGAQGKITQWNQINPQFPAQKIGLYGPGTDSGTYDYFTQAVVGKEGESRGDFTASEDDNTLVQGVTADPGGIAFFGYAYYENNKEKLKLVGIDNGKGCVQPSPQTISDGTYQPLARPEFIYVKKTAATRPEVKAFVDFNYAPANQKLVTEVGYVPLPSDILTEVQARFSSGKVGSIFEGKGSQVGVTLKDLLKQEK; encoded by the coding sequence ATGTTCTCTTCAAAGGTGCAGTTGGTTGCTCCCCTAGTTGCTCTAGCAATTGGTATTAGCTCTTGCGGCGATAACAATCAAGCTTCTAACAACTCTAGCCCAGCATCTGATGGCGGCGCTACCCCAGCCACCAATACAGCAGCCGGATCAAATTTATCTGGAAAAGTCCAGGTAGATGGTTCTAGTACCGTCTATCCTATTTCTGAGGCGATGGCAGAAGAGTTTCAAAAGGCTAATCCTGGAGTGCGAGTTACTGTGGCTTCCTCTGGTACGGGTGGCGGCTTCAAGAAATTCTGTGCGGGTGAAACTGATATTTCTAATGCTTCCCGCCCCATTAAGCCGGAAGAAGTGGAACTCTGTAAAAAAGGTAACATCGAGTACATTGAATTGCCGATCGCTTATGATGGTCTATCTGTAGTGGTTAACCCCCAAAACAACTTTGCAAGTTGCCTCAAAGTTGATGAACTAAAGAGAATGTGGGAACCTGGGGCACAAGGCAAAATTACCCAATGGAACCAAATCAACCCTCAATTTCCTGCTCAGAAAATAGGTTTGTACGGCCCTGGTACTGACTCTGGTACTTACGATTATTTCACTCAAGCAGTTGTGGGTAAGGAAGGGGAAAGCCGAGGAGATTTCACAGCTAGTGAAGATGATAATACCTTGGTGCAAGGTGTAACCGCTGACCCAGGTGGTATAGCCTTCTTTGGTTATGCCTATTATGAGAACAACAAAGAGAAGTTAAAGCTGGTTGGCATTGACAATGGTAAGGGCTGTGTTCAGCCGAGTCCACAAACCATCAGCGATGGTACTTACCAGCCGCTTGCTCGTCCAGAGTTTATCTACGTTAAGAAAACTGCGGCAACGCGTCCTGAAGTCAAGGCTTTTGTTGATTTCAATTATGCTCCAGCCAACCAAAAGCTAGTTACAGAAGTAGGTTATGTGCCTTTACCTAGCGACATCCTGACTGAAGTTCAAGCACGCTTTAGTAGTGGTAAAGTCGGTTCAATTTTTGAGGGTAAAGGTTCTCAAGTGGGCGTTACTCTGAAAGACCTTCTTAAGCAAGAAAAGTAA
- a CDS encoding biotin transporter BioY produces MFAASNQLLWSMIGLLLTMGGTFLEAYGITLPWNWSKHGIQTISLGVTFQVGAVLLVGCLGGKNAGALSQIAYLVMGLTLLPVFADGGGIGYVKLSQFGYLLGFIPGAWICGLFAFKARPRLETLAFSCICGLLTLHICGITYLIISYIFHWKGTENLPLMQAILRYSWFALPGQLSVVCAVTVIAYILRHLMFY; encoded by the coding sequence ATGTTTGCTGCTTCCAATCAATTACTATGGTCAATGATTGGCTTACTCCTGACAATGGGTGGCACTTTCCTAGAAGCTTATGGCATCACCTTACCTTGGAATTGGAGTAAGCACGGAATTCAGACAATTTCATTAGGTGTCACTTTTCAAGTTGGCGCAGTATTGTTGGTGGGTTGTTTAGGGGGCAAAAATGCTGGGGCGCTCTCACAAATTGCCTATTTAGTCATGGGGTTGACCTTATTACCTGTATTTGCCGATGGGGGCGGTATTGGTTATGTTAAATTATCTCAATTTGGCTATTTATTAGGCTTTATTCCTGGAGCTTGGATTTGTGGCTTGTTCGCTTTTAAAGCTAGACCTCGACTAGAAACTCTGGCCTTTAGTTGCATCTGTGGCTTGTTAACTCTCCACATCTGCGGTATTACTTATTTGATTATTAGCTATATTTTTCATTGGAAAGGCACAGAAAACCTACCCTTGATGCAAGCAATCCTCAGATACTCCTGGTTTGCACTACCAGGGCAACTAAGTGTGGTCTGTGCCGTTACTGTAATAGCATATATATTGCGTCACTTAATGTTTTATTAG
- the lspA gene encoding signal peptidase II: MLLKNRLFWIAAFIAFFLDQITKYWVVQTFSLGQTLPLLPGIFHFTYVTNTGAAFSLLSGKVEWLRWLSLGVSLVLIALALFGPTLNLWDQLGYGLILGGAMGNGIDRFVLGYVVDFLDFRLINFAVFNVADSFISIGIVCLLIASFQKTPTSTDRLH; encoded by the coding sequence ATGCTTTTAAAAAATCGCCTTTTCTGGATTGCTGCCTTCATAGCTTTTTTCTTAGATCAAATAACAAAATACTGGGTGGTACAAACCTTTAGCTTGGGGCAAACACTACCACTTTTACCTGGGATATTTCACTTCACCTATGTCACTAACACTGGTGCTGCTTTTAGTCTGTTAAGTGGGAAAGTAGAGTGGTTGCGCTGGTTATCTTTAGGAGTGAGTTTAGTATTGATAGCCTTGGCCTTGTTTGGCCCAACATTAAATTTGTGGGATCAGTTGGGCTATGGCTTGATTTTAGGTGGAGCTATGGGCAACGGTATTGATCGCTTTGTTTTAGGCTACGTCGTTGATTTTCTGGATTTTCGCCTGATTAACTTTGCTGTATTTAATGTGGCAGATTCATTTATTAGTATCGGTATTGTTTGCCTGTTAATTGCTTCCTTCCAAAAAACACCGACTTCAACTGACAGGTTGCATTAG